A window of Vigna unguiculata cultivar IT97K-499-35 chromosome 4, ASM411807v1, whole genome shotgun sequence contains these coding sequences:
- the LOC114182103 gene encoding deSI-like protein At4g17486 codes for MTDVVLYIYDVTNSGSEKTNNTIVQINKIFKDGIGLGGIFHSAVQVYGEDEWSFGFCDQGTGVFSCPSGKNPMYTFRESIVLGKTNFSIFKVNQILRELSREWPGSSYDLLAKNCNHFCDEFCERLDVPKLPGWVNRFANAGDTAMEVAGNTALRFRQAKTEIVSASKVAYRFLLGVTNNVTNNVKNGPESPNNNSNRGGSPRFQTAWLKSMITNGAKPSTSSEAEDQNGITPLQPKQEDEKSMLHSSSSHDS; via the exons ATGACGGATGTAGTACTGTATATATACGATGTGACGAATAGTGGATCGGAGAAAACGAACAACACCATTGTTCAGATCAACAAGATCTTCAAGGATGGGATTGGTCTCGGAGGCATTTTCCACAGCGCCGTGCAG GTTTATGGAGAGGATGAATGGTCATTTGGATTCTGTGATCAAGGAACCGGAGTTTTTAGTTGCCCTTCTGGAAAGAATCCAATGTATACATTTCGTGAATCCATTGTTCTTGGGAAAACAAACTTTTCCATTTTCAAGGTGAATCAAATATTAAGAGAACTTAGTAGAGAGTGGCCAGGGAGTTCATATGATCTGCTGGCCAAAAACTGCAATCACTTCTGTGATGAATTCTGTGAAAGGCTTGATGTACCAAAACTTCCAG GTTGGGTTAATAGATTTGCCAATGCTGGTGATACTGCTATGGAAGTGGCTGGAAACACTGCATTACGG TTCCGGCAAGCTAAAACCGAGATTGTGTCAGCAAGCAAAGTAGCATACAGGTTCCTCTTAGGTGTTACGAATAATGTTACAAATAACGTTAAGAATGGTCCCGAGTCCCCTAACAACAATTCAAACAGAGGAGGGTCCCCTAGATTTCAAACTGCTTGGTTGAAAAGTATGATCACTAATGGTGCAAAACCATCTACCAGTTCTGAAGCTGAGGATCAGAATGGAATTACCCCTCTACAGCCTAAGCAAGAAGATGAAAAATCAATGCTACATAGTTCATCTTCACACGATAGTTGA
- the LOC114180269 gene encoding probable receptor-like protein kinase At5g24010 → METQKLIIHLILLLCIPCSSSFSPIDNYLLSCGSQNNASLFNRIFVGDSTNQGSSFLSADKSISLTNQNPPPDLPILYHTARVFPSTGSFGFNMIKHGTHLVRFHFSPFKAQGFDLKSANFSVLVDGNLVLRNFKPSNGVLLKEFILKIESNLLEIVFRPEGNSGFAFVNAMEVFTAPVDFVIDYGARLVGPFGVVEYKNLSSQVLETVHRINVGGVKVTPFNDTLWRTWIPDEEFLVFKDAAKPVGSTQTPNYQKGGATREIAPDSVYMTAQEMDKDHAIIGSQFNITWDFPVAPGGVRHLVRLHFCDIVSPVLNLLYFDVYINGYSACKDLDLSSLTFHVLASPVYMDFVADSDDSGVIRISVGPSELSGSRGMNAILNGAEIMQLVNVEDSRVVPGRKRLWILVGSIAGGVVVLLFVMSAFVLALKCRKKKKKKKPKQRTLESVGWTPLRVFGGSSLSRMSEGTAFPSPGSYGYFGLRIPFADIQLATNNFDRSLIIGSGGFGMVYKGVLKDNVKVAVKRGMPGSRQGLPEFQTEITILSKIRHRHLVSLVGYCEENSEMILVYEYVEKGPLKKHLYGSAVHTPLSWKQRLEICIGAARGLHYLHTGFAQGIIHRDIKSTNILLDENYVAKVADFGLSRSGPCLNETHVSTGVKGSFGYLDPEYFRRQQLTDKSDVYSFGVVLFEVLCARPAVDPQLDREQVNLAEWALEWQKKGMLEHIIDPFLVGKIKQSSLKKFGETAEKCLAEYGVDRPTMGAVLWNLEYALQLHESDQEEEPYDDSSAQETVNVTTTVTPGSPSRREGDNDNGYSDISATEVFSQLMKSEGR, encoded by the coding sequence atGGAGACTCAAAAACTAATTATACATCTCATTCTTCTCCTTTGCATACCTTGTTCATCCTCTTTCAGTCCCATAGATAACTACCTTCTTAGCTGTGGATCACAGAACAATGCTTCTCTCTTCAACCGCATCTTCGTTGGTGATTCCACAAACCAAGGCTCAAGTTTTCTCTCTGCTGACAAATCCATTTCCCTCACCAACCAAAACCCTCCCCCAGATTTGCCCATTTTGTATCACACTGCAAGAGTTTTCCCCAGCACAGGAAGCTTCGGGTTCAACATGATAAAGCATGGAACCCACTTGGTTCGTTTTCATTTCTCACCTTTTAAGGCTCAAGGGTTTGATCTAAAATCTGCTAACTTCAGTGTCTTGGTTGATGGTAATTTGGTGCTTAGAAATTTCAAGCCAAGTAATGGTGTGCTGCTTAAGGAGTTTATTCTGAAGATAGAGTCAAATTTGCTTGAAATTGTGTTTAGACCTGAAGGTAATTCAGGTTTTGCCTTTGTCAATGCTATGGAGGTGTTTACTGCTCCTGTTGATTTTGTTATAGATTATGGAGCTAGGTTAGTGGGTCCTTTTGGTGTGGTAGAGTACAAGAACCTTTCATCTCAGGTTTTGGAAACTGTCCATAGGATTAATGTTGGGGGTGTGAAAGTAACTCCTTTTAATGACACCCTTTGGAGGACATGGATTCCTGACGAGGAATTTCTGGTTTTTAAGGATGCTGCTAAGCCTGTGGGGAGTACTCAAACACCAAATTACCAGAAAGGAGGCGCCACTCGGGAGATCGCCCCAGATAGTGTTTACATGACTGCACAGGAAATGGATAAGGATCACGCCATTATAGGTTCACAGTTCAACATAACCTGGGATTTTCCAGTGGCACCTGGTGGTGTTCGACACTTGGTTCGGTTGCATTTCTGTGATATTGTTAGTCCTGTTCTTAATTTGCTATATTTTGACGTGTATATCAACGGGTATTCTGCATGCAAGGATCTGGATTTGTCATCCCTTACATTTCATGTGCTTGCATCTCCGGTGTATATGGATTTTGTTGCAGATTCTGATGACTCAGGTGTTATTCGAATAAGTGTTGGCCCTTCTGAACTGAGTGGTTCTAGGGGGATGAATGCCATTTTGAATGGGGCAGAGATAATGCAGCTGGTGAATGTTGAGGACTCACGTGTTGTTCCTGGGAGGAAAAGGTTGTGGATATTGGTGGGTTCAATTGCAGGTGGTGTTGTTGTTTTGCTTTTTGTTATGTCTGCATTTGTGCTTGCTCTCAaatgcaggaagaagaagaagaaaaagaaaccaaAACAAAGGACACTGGAAAGTGTAGGATGGACTCCTTTACGTGTGTTTGGAGGGAGTTCACTGAGTAGAATGTCTGAAGGAACAGCTTTTCCCTCTCCTGGTTCTTATGGTTATTTTGGGTTGAGAATCCCTTTTGCTGATATACAATTAGCCACAAATAACTTTGATAGGAGTCTGATTATAGGATCTGGTGGGTTTGGTATGGTTTACAAAGGAGTGCTCAAAGACAATGTGAAGGTTGCTGTCAAGAGAGGCATGCCAGGATCAAGACAAGGCCTTCCTGAATTCCAGACTGAAATAACAATCTTATCAAAAATTCGCCATCGCCATCTTGTTTCACTGGTTGGATATTGTGAAGAAAACTCAGAGATGATACTAGTCTATGAGTATGTTGAAAAGGGTCCACTCAAAAAACATCTATATGGTTCAGCAGTACATACACCTTTGTCTTGGAAGCAGAGACTTGAGATATGCATTGGTGCAGCTAGAGGTCTGCACTATCTACACACAGGTTTTGCGCAAGGAATCATACACCGTGACATCAAATCAACCAATATTTTGCTGGATGAGAACTATGTTGCCAAGGTTGCTGATTTTGGTCTTTCAAGATCAGGACCTTGCCTCAATGAAACCCATGTTAGTACTGGTGTGAAAGGAAGTTTTGGTTATCTTGATCCTGAGTATTTCCGAAGACAGCAGCTTACGGATAAGTCAGATGTTTACTCATTTGGGGTTGTGCTTTTTGAGGTTCTTTGTGCCAGACCTGCTGTTGATCCACAACTTGATAGAGAACAGGTGAACTTAGCAGAATGGGCACTTGAATGGCAGAAAAAAGGCATGCTAGAACATATTATTGATCCTTTTCTTGTTGGGAAGATAAAACAAAGCTCGTTGAAGAAATTTGGTGAAACAGCAGAGAAATGTTTGGCTGAATATGGTGTTGATAGGCCAACTATGGGTGCTGTGTTGTGGAATTTGGAATATGCACTTCAGCTCCATGAAAGTGACCAAGAAGAGGAGCCATACGATGATAGCAGTGCTCAGGAAACAGTGAATGTGACAACTACAGTAACTCCTGGGAGTCCTTCTAGAAGAGAGGGAGATAATGATAATGGTTATTCAGACATTAGTGCTACTGAAGTTTTTTCTCAACTAATGAAGAGTGAAGGTAGATAG
- the LOC114181369 gene encoding probable RNA-binding protein 18 isoform X2 yields the protein MDASIDDKSESRLYIGNLDLRITEAALLKMFSPYGKIISEDFLWHTRGPKRGEPRGFAFIQYSTKEEAELAKEKMHGRFACGRPLVVRLAGEKCLLETADKSTKAASEGHKMLLIGGGGGGGAMGQTSRTAKIAAIKNKLKSLEEESSRTKKQKQSENIC from the exons ATG GATGCCAGTATTGATGATAAGAGTGAAAGTAGACTCTATATTGGTAACCTTGATCTTAGAATTACAGA AGCTGCTTTGCTCAAAATGTTTTCTCCTTATGGAAAGATAATTTCTGAGGACTTCTTATGGCACACACGTGGCCCGAAACGTGGGGAGCCACGTGGCTTTGCTTTCATCCAGTATAGCACAAAAGAG GAAGCAGAATTAGCCAAGGAGAAAATGCACGGGAGGTTCGCCTGCGGCCGGCCGCTGGTTGTTCGTCTTGCCGGTGAGAAGTGTTTGCTGGAAACAGCTGATAAGTCTACAAAGGCAGCAAGTGAAGGGCACAAGATGCTTCTcattggtggtggtggtggtggtggtgccaTGGGACAGACAAGTCGCACTGCAAAGATAGCtgctataaaaaataaactgaaATCCTTAGAGGAGGAGAGTTCTAGGACCAAGAAGCAGAAGCAAAGTGAGAATATTTGTTGA
- the LOC114181369 gene encoding probable RNA-binding protein 18 isoform X1, giving the protein MQDASIDDKSESRLYIGNLDLRITEAALLKMFSPYGKIISEDFLWHTRGPKRGEPRGFAFIQYSTKEEAELAKEKMHGRFACGRPLVVRLAGEKCLLETADKSTKAASEGHKMLLIGGGGGGGAMGQTSRTAKIAAIKNKLKSLEEESSRTKKQKQSENIC; this is encoded by the exons ATGCAGGATGCCAGTATTGATGATAAGAGTGAAAGTAGACTCTATATTGGTAACCTTGATCTTAGAATTACAGA AGCTGCTTTGCTCAAAATGTTTTCTCCTTATGGAAAGATAATTTCTGAGGACTTCTTATGGCACACACGTGGCCCGAAACGTGGGGAGCCACGTGGCTTTGCTTTCATCCAGTATAGCACAAAAGAG GAAGCAGAATTAGCCAAGGAGAAAATGCACGGGAGGTTCGCCTGCGGCCGGCCGCTGGTTGTTCGTCTTGCCGGTGAGAAGTGTTTGCTGGAAACAGCTGATAAGTCTACAAAGGCAGCAAGTGAAGGGCACAAGATGCTTCTcattggtggtggtggtggtggtggtgccaTGGGACAGACAAGTCGCACTGCAAAGATAGCtgctataaaaaataaactgaaATCCTTAGAGGAGGAGAGTTCTAGGACCAAGAAGCAGAAGCAAAGTGAGAATATTTGTTGA
- the LOC114181369 gene encoding probable RNA-binding protein 18 isoform X3, producing the protein MFSPYGKIISEDFLWHTRGPKRGEPRGFAFIQYSTKEEAELAKEKMHGRFACGRPLVVRLAGEKCLLETADKSTKAASEGHKMLLIGGGGGGGAMGQTSRTAKIAAIKNKLKSLEEESSRTKKQKQSENIC; encoded by the exons ATGTTTTCTCCTTATGGAAAGATAATTTCTGAGGACTTCTTATGGCACACACGTGGCCCGAAACGTGGGGAGCCACGTGGCTTTGCTTTCATCCAGTATAGCACAAAAGAG GAAGCAGAATTAGCCAAGGAGAAAATGCACGGGAGGTTCGCCTGCGGCCGGCCGCTGGTTGTTCGTCTTGCCGGTGAGAAGTGTTTGCTGGAAACAGCTGATAAGTCTACAAAGGCAGCAAGTGAAGGGCACAAGATGCTTCTcattggtggtggtggtggtggtggtgccaTGGGACAGACAAGTCGCACTGCAAAGATAGCtgctataaaaaataaactgaaATCCTTAGAGGAGGAGAGTTCTAGGACCAAGAAGCAGAAGCAAAGTGAGAATATTTGTTGA
- the LOC114181369 gene encoding uncharacterized protein LOC114181369 isoform X4 — protein sequence MQEAELAKEKMHGRFACGRPLVVRLAGEKCLLETADKSTKAASEGHKMLLIGGGGGGGAMGQTSRTAKIAAIKNKLKSLEEESSRTKKQKQSENIC from the coding sequence ATGCAGGAAGCAGAATTAGCCAAGGAGAAAATGCACGGGAGGTTCGCCTGCGGCCGGCCGCTGGTTGTTCGTCTTGCCGGTGAGAAGTGTTTGCTGGAAACAGCTGATAAGTCTACAAAGGCAGCAAGTGAAGGGCACAAGATGCTTCTcattggtggtggtggtggtggtggtgccaTGGGACAGACAAGTCGCACTGCAAAGATAGCtgctataaaaaataaactgaaATCCTTAGAGGAGGAGAGTTCTAGGACCAAGAAGCAGAAGCAAAGTGAGAATATTTGTTGA